The genome window GAAACGCATCCGTCCATCGGCCAATCCTGGCGCAGGAACTGGGAGCGCATTATCCCTTTTTTGCCTATCCGCCGGAGATACGCAAGGTGATATACACGACTAACGCTATAGAATCGTTGAACATGTCGCTGCGCAAAGTTACTAAGAACCGGGGTTCGTTCCCCAATGACGAGGCTATGCTCAAACTGCTTTATCTGGCGCTGAACAATATCGCCAGGAAATGGACTATGCCAATCAGAGACTGGAAGGCCGCATTGAACCGCTTTTCCATCTTATTTGGTGACAGAATGCCTGCTTATTGAATATGAAAAAACAAGACCGTTTACACAAAATTATTTACAGGCCCGCATTGCATTGATGCGCCTTTATCTTTTTGATTAAAAGACTATGCAAGAAATTGATTTAATCGGGCAACCCGCACCCCTGTCTCATCACATTCTATCTCGATCCAGCCGGGCACTTTTAGCATGCCTGGGTTCAATATAACTGTCTTGCCAATCCGATCCTCCCCCCTGGCTTCATGGATATGGCCTGTGAGACAGAGATCGGGTTGTTTTTCTTCTATAAACCTCCGAATAGCCTCGCTTCCTACATGAACCCCGCTTTTTATCCTATCAGCAGAGGTATTGAGGGGCGGCGTATGAGATACAAATATCTTCACAGGGAGCGAAGCTATCTCTTTATACCCCTTTATCGCCAACCTATAGAGCTCATTCTCTAAAAATTCCGTCGGCGTATTGAACGGCGTTACATTAGATCCACCTACGCCGAATATACCTATTCCACCGATTTTTATACCCTTGCCGTGCAGATTTATGCCTATCTCGTCGAGAAAGACGCCTACGGCTGGCTGGTCGAGGTTGCCAGGCAGGGCATATATGTTCTTATTGAGGCTGCGGACGGCGCTCAACACCGCTTCTGCGTCATCCCTTCCGCCGAAATTGGTTAAATCACCTGTAATGATGAGCAAATCGGCATCCCTCACGACAGGTATATCATCAGCTGCCTGATAATCCATATGTATGTCGCCGAATGCTATTATTTTCATTGTATTGGCCTCCGGATATATTTTTTGTTGATATGAAATTCTAGGCTTTTAAAAAACTTGATAAATAAATACTAATTTAGATGAAATGCATATGCAATAATCGACATTACCCATTGACGTCCCAATCCATGCCTATTATTTAGTTTAATCTGTGCAAGCATCAAAATTATAGGTGAATGCTGTTGCCATGGATATTAAACGATTATTTCGCACCAAGAAGGTGACAAACGGTCTCTTTTGTGAGACTGAATTAAAGCGCTGTCTCAATGCCCTAGATCTGACACTGTTCGGCATAGGGGCGATTATAGGGGCCGGCATATTTGTCCTGACCGGTATTGCAGCAGCCACAAAGGCCGGGCCGGCCATTGTATTCTCCTTTGTGTTGGCCGGCCTTGCATGCGCCTTCTCAGCGCTAGCCTATGCCGAACTCGCTTCCGCTGTTGGAGGTTGCGGGAGCGCTTACGGCTATGCCTACGCCGGACTCGGTGAAATTATAGCATGGGTCATAGGCTGGGATCTGATACTTGAATACGGCGTCGCCACCCCTGCCGTAGCTATCGGATGGTCAGGTTATTTCAACAACGCATTGACGGCGGCCAATATCCATCTGCCGCAATGCATACTTTCATCATTTGCCGAAAACGCCCACGGCTTTATCAATCTTCCGGCGGCGGCGGTGATCCTCCTACTGATGCTCCTGCTGATCATAGGCGTAAAGGCTGGCGCACATTTCAATGCAGCCATGGTGGCTGTAAAGCTCTTTGCTATTGCAGTATTTATAATCATAGCAGCCGGCAACATAAATCCAGCCAACTGGAACCCATTCATGCCGTTTGGGTGGAAAGGCGTGGTGGGAGGCGCCTCACTCATCTTTTTTGCATATATAGGCTTTGATGCCGTATCAACAGCAGCCGAAGAGGCCCTAAGGCCTCAACGCGATGTACCTATAGGCATCCTGGCCTCGCTCGGAATATGCACGCTTATATACATGCTCGTCTCCGGTCTGCTGACTGGCATCGTCCCGTATCAAACGCTTAACGTCCCATCCCCTGTTGCAGAGGCCCTACTTAGGATAGGATATCGTTGGTCATCGGCCTTGATAGCTGCAGGGGCCATTGCAGGACTTACAACCGTCATGCTCGTCCTGTATTACGGCCTGACGCGGATATTCCTGGCCATGGCCAGAGATGGACTTTTACCAGCTTTTTTTTCAGACGTCTATCCGCACACCAAAACGCCCGTCAAAATAATCTTGACAAGCGGTATATTAATGGCATTGGTAGCCGGCTTCACGCCGATCTCTCACGTAGCTGAACTTGTCAACATTGGCACGCTTGCAGCATTCACCATAGTCTGTCTCGGCGTTATCATCATGAAACATACACATCCTGAGCTTAAAAGGCCTTTTAGGACACCTCTAAACCCATTAATACCGGCTCTAGGGGCAGCCTTTTGCATATATCTCATGTCCGGTCTGCCGCTCATCACTTGGTTACGGTTTTTTATCTGGCTGGCCATAGGCCTGGTAATCTATTTTACATATTCACAAAAACATAGCCTTCTTGAATCAAATATCGATTGGCGGTAGATATCTGACTAATGATCATCTTCATCACAGGGACAGATACAGATATAGGAAAGACCTTCGCCGCCAGCCTCCTTGCCAGGTCCTTTCTTGACCGCGGTCTTGCAGTCAAGGTTCAAAAGTGGGTAAGTACCGGCAGGCGCGCCTATTCAGATGACCTGGCATTTATCTATAGTTTCATAGGAGAAAAAGACCTGCCAAAGGCAGGCTCCTTTGAATCTCCTTATTGTCTTTCTTTCCCGGCCTCGCCCCACCTTGCTGCTGAAACGGAAGGTGTATCCATAGAAAAAAAGCATTTGATCAAGACCTCTCGCTCTCTTGCCGCACAATGTGACATCCTTATTATTGAAGGGGCCGGAGGCGCTCTTGTACCTCTGTCCCGAGATCTCTTGACCATAGATCTGGTTGGCGAGCTTAAACTGCCAGTCGTCCTGGTGGCAAGGAGCGGACTCGGTACGATAAATCATACTTTACTTACAATCGAGGCGATGGAGAGGCGGGGCATTAATATATTGTGCGTGCTTCTTAATAATCAGAACGATGTCCCTGATCCGTTAATCGTCAATGATAACTTAAAGACAATCGGGGAATTCGGTGACCTCCCGGTATTCGGGCCGATCCAGCGCGTAAAAGAACCCAGAGAGGCCCTTTACACTATAGAACCTATGGTACAGTATCTACTCGACTGTTTAAGAGAGACGAATTAGGGCCTAAATGGACATAGTTGAAAAAGACAAAAGGTTTCTCTGGCACCCCTATACACAGATGAAAGACCTTGAAAAGGTGCCCTTGCTCTTTGTGGATCATGCAGACGGCGTATTTTTATATGACAGGGATGGAACAGCGTATTACGACTGCATCTCTTCATGGTGGTGCATCGTCCACGGCCACAATCACCCTTATATTAATGCGGCTATAAAGGCCCAGCTCGGACGCCTCGAACAGGTTCATTTTGCAGGAACCACGCATGAAGGCGCCATCAAACTGGCTGAGCGCCTCGTCGGGATCACCCCGCCCAATCTTACCAGGGTCTTTTATTCCGATAACGGTTCAACAGCGTGCGAGGTTGCATTAAAAATGTCATTCCAGTATTGGAAACAGGCAGGACATCCTGAAAGAGAACGATTTGTCGCCCTTGACCGTGGATATCATGGAGATACCATCGGCACAATGAGCGTAGGCGGCACCGGCGGCTTCCACTCCATATTTTCACCCCTGTTTTTCAAGACCCATCGGCTGCCTTCGCCATATTGTTACCGCTGCGTCTACGAAAAGCCATGCGCCGATGACTGCACGCTCGAGTGTCTTTCTCCACTTGAGACCTTACTAGACGAGGGCGGCATAGCAGCCATCATCCTCGAGCCGCTCCTTCAGGCGGCTGGCGGCATGATAGTTTATCCTGTAAAATATCTCAAAAAATTGGCAAATCTTGCCAAGGCCTACGGGGCACACCTTATCCTTGACGAGGTGGCTACAGGCTTCGGGCGTACAGGCAGGATGTTCGCCCTTGAACACGCCGGGATCGAGCCGGATTTTCTCTGCCTCTCAAAAGGTATTACAGGGGGATATCTCCCGATGGCCGCAACCCTTACGACAGAAGAGGTCTTCCAGGTCTTTTATGACGATTACGAAAAGGGCAAGACCTTCTTCCATGGCCATACATTTACGGCAAATCCTCTGGCTGTGGCTGCCGCGCTCGCATCACTCGACGTATTTGAACAAGAGATGGTACTTGAGAAGACCGCGGACAAGATCGCATTTCTGCAGAGAGAAAAGGAACGAGCAAGGGACATACCGATCGTGGGGGATATAAGGGGAATTGGCATGGTTGCCGCCTTCGAGCTGGTGGAGGATAAGGCCACGAAAAGGCCTTTTGATCCGAAGATGCGGATGGGGTGGCTCGCATACATGAAGGGGCTCAAAAAAGGCCTGATAATCCGGCCGTTGGGTGATATTATCTATCTATTCCTCCCCCTTTCCGTAACTATTGGCGAGATCAGAGACATACTCGACCGACTCTTTTCAGTCTTGTCTTCACTTGAGGCCAAGACATGAATCCCTGGAACGCTATATCGAAAGAATTATCGCTGCTCTCAGGTCTTCCGTTAAAAACACTCCTGGATCAGGCCCTTGAGGTCAAATTCAAGCATAGGTCCAATCGTCTATCCCTCTGCACGATTATGAATGTAAAGTCAGGGCTGTGTACCGAAAACTGCGCATTTTGTGCCCAATCGGCAAGGTTCAAGACCGGCAGCCCTGTCTATGGACTTAAATCCACGGCCGAGATCGTCGAAGAGGCACAAAGGGCCAAGGCAGCTGGTTCAATGCGCTTCAGCCTCGTCGCAAGCGGACGCGGCCCCAATGATGAAGAGGTAGACCTCTATGCAGAACGGATATCGGCTATAAGGAGCAGAGTCGGAATAAATATCTGCGCCTCCCTTGGGATAATCGACAAATATAGCCTCATAAAACTGAAAGAGGCTGGGCTGAGCCGCTATCACCATAATATAGAGACATCAGCCAGGTTTTATCCCAATATAGTAACGACCCATAGCTTCAATGAACGGATCAACACAATCCTGGCTGCAAAGGAAGCTGGCCTTGAGGTCTGTACCGGCGGCATAATAGGCCTTGGCGAGGCCTCAGAAGACCGCATCGACATGGCCGCTACGCTCAAATATCTCAATGTGGATTCCGTACCCATAAACATCCTCGTGCCTATACCAGGCACTCCGCTTGCCTCAACCCCAGCTATCCCTATATATGAAATATTACGTACAATAGCCGTCTTCAGAATTGCACTGCCGGACAAGGCCATAAGGATAGCCGGAGGTCGCGAGACCGCGCTCAAGGACTTCCAGGTGCTTGCATTTCTTTCAGGGGCCGACGCCATGCTCGTAGGCGGATATTTGACCGTCAGAGGCAGAACGATTGAGGAAGATATGGCCTTTGTCAAAAATATCAAAGGGCTTTGGCGGCATTACATGGAATGGAATCCTAAACCTGATTGGCCTGATCTGTCTTTTTGAATACATATCTGTCTTTTGCCACGGACAATGCCTCACAGAGGATGGCCCCATTCCGTGGAATTATTACCAGCCTTTCCCCG of Dissulfurimicrobium hydrothermale contains these proteins:
- the bioB gene encoding biotin synthase BioB, giving the protein MNPWNAISKELSLLSGLPLKTLLDQALEVKFKHRSNRLSLCTIMNVKSGLCTENCAFCAQSARFKTGSPVYGLKSTAEIVEEAQRAKAAGSMRFSLVASGRGPNDEEVDLYAERISAIRSRVGINICASLGIIDKYSLIKLKEAGLSRYHHNIETSARFYPNIVTTHSFNERINTILAAKEAGLEVCTGGIIGLGEASEDRIDMAATLKYLNVDSVPINILVPIPGTPLASTPAIPIYEILRTIAVFRIALPDKAIRIAGGRETALKDFQVLAFLSGADAMLVGGYLTVRGRTIEEDMAFVKNIKGLWRHYMEWNPKPDWPDLSF
- a CDS encoding amino acid permease, yielding MDIKRLFRTKKVTNGLFCETELKRCLNALDLTLFGIGAIIGAGIFVLTGIAAATKAGPAIVFSFVLAGLACAFSALAYAELASAVGGCGSAYGYAYAGLGEIIAWVIGWDLILEYGVATPAVAIGWSGYFNNALTAANIHLPQCILSSFAENAHGFINLPAAAVILLLMLLLIIGVKAGAHFNAAMVAVKLFAIAVFIIIAAGNINPANWNPFMPFGWKGVVGGASLIFFAYIGFDAVSTAAEEALRPQRDVPIGILASLGICTLIYMLVSGLLTGIVPYQTLNVPSPVAEALLRIGYRWSSALIAAGAIAGLTTVMLVLYYGLTRIFLAMARDGLLPAFFSDVYPHTKTPVKIILTSGILMALVAGFTPISHVAELVNIGTLAAFTIVCLGVIIMKHTHPELKRPFRTPLNPLIPALGAAFCIYLMSGLPLITWLRFFIWLAIGLVIYFTYSQKHSLLESNIDWR
- the bioA gene encoding adenosylmethionine--8-amino-7-oxononanoate transaminase, encoding MDIVEKDKRFLWHPYTQMKDLEKVPLLFVDHADGVFLYDRDGTAYYDCISSWWCIVHGHNHPYINAAIKAQLGRLEQVHFAGTTHEGAIKLAERLVGITPPNLTRVFYSDNGSTACEVALKMSFQYWKQAGHPERERFVALDRGYHGDTIGTMSVGGTGGFHSIFSPLFFKTHRLPSPYCYRCVYEKPCADDCTLECLSPLETLLDEGGIAAIILEPLLQAAGGMIVYPVKYLKKLANLAKAYGAHLILDEVATGFGRTGRMFALEHAGIEPDFLCLSKGITGGYLPMAATLTTEEVFQVFYDDYEKGKTFFHGHTFTANPLAVAAALASLDVFEQEMVLEKTADKIAFLQREKERARDIPIVGDIRGIGMVAAFELVEDKATKRPFDPKMRMGWLAYMKGLKKGLIIRPLGDIIYLFLPLSVTIGEIRDILDRLFSVLSSLEAKT
- a CDS encoding metallophosphoesterase, with product MKIIAFGDIHMDYQAADDIPVVRDADLLIITGDLTNFGGRDDAEAVLSAVRSLNKNIYALPGNLDQPAVGVFLDEIGINLHGKGIKIGGIGIFGVGGSNVTPFNTPTEFLENELYRLAIKGYKEIASLPVKIFVSHTPPLNTSADRIKSGVHVGSEAIRRFIEEKQPDLCLTGHIHEARGEDRIGKTVILNPGMLKVPGWIEIECDETGVRVARLNQFLA
- the bioD gene encoding dethiobiotin synthase, with the protein product MIIFITGTDTDIGKTFAASLLARSFLDRGLAVKVQKWVSTGRRAYSDDLAFIYSFIGEKDLPKAGSFESPYCLSFPASPHLAAETEGVSIEKKHLIKTSRSLAAQCDILIIEGAGGALVPLSRDLLTIDLVGELKLPVVLVARSGLGTINHTLLTIEAMERRGINILCVLLNNQNDVPDPLIVNDNLKTIGEFGDLPVFGPIQRVKEPREALYTIEPMVQYLLDCLRETN